From Topomyia yanbarensis strain Yona2022 chromosome 1, ASM3024719v1, whole genome shotgun sequence, one genomic window encodes:
- the LOC131677611 gene encoding ubiquitin-like-conjugating enzyme ATG10, which translates to MIGTLTEEEFVIEAQQFLNLSQQLHDGWELVKSKSGTVYLKKQLMQPLVLLKNVNLEEDNQDELLVDDPSYSTQTSISELYRFDYHVIYSISYQVPVLYFNVYKSDGTVLSLEEAWSGFLALESSEQLHQTLTQMEHPVLFRPFLALHPCQTAQVLGNTSKSKNRIVSFISSYGPVVNLNLSLDYAALVD; encoded by the exons ATGATTGGAACATTGACAGAGGAAGAATTTGTAATAGAGGCTCAACAATTCCTGAATTTATCACAACAGCTACACGATGGCTGGGAGCTTGTCAAATCAAAATCTGGAACGGTTTATCTGAAAAAGCAATTGATGCAACCACTGGTCCTGCTGAAAAACGTTAACCTGGAAGAAGATAATCAAGATGAATTACTGGTAGACGATCCGTCTTATTCTACACAAACATCCATTTCCGAACTGTACCGATTTGACTACCACGTAATTTACAGTATTAGCTATCAGGTTCCAGTGCTCTACTTCAACGTGTATAAATCAG ATGGCACAGTACTGTCGCTTGAAGAAGCTTGGAGTGGGTTCCTAGCTCTCGAAAGCTCTGAACAATTACATCAAACGTTAACACAAATGGAGCATCCGGTACTTTTTAGGCCATTCTTGGCCCTTCATCCTTGTCAGACGGCACAGGTGCTGGGCAATACAAGCAAAAGTAAAAACCGTATAGTTTCCTTTATATCCTCTTACGGGCCGGTCGTAAATCTGAACCTCAGTTTAGACTATGCAGCTCTAGTGGACTAA